The following coding sequences lie in one Microcoleus sp. bin38.metabat.b11b12b14.051 genomic window:
- a CDS encoding Uma2 family endonuclease, giving the protein MFAVVTPEKIHLPPGTVMKFPGTWQDYQALVQQLGDRQIPRIKYRPGEILLMSPLPVHGRQSHIIGMVAMVLLDYLGLEYEAFTPITMDLPEVRGIEPDYCFYIDNWAAIAGKDRIAWGVEPPPDLAIEVDVTSYTDVDDYLPYRVPEVWLFKQNRLRIYGLEGEGYVETSVSRFFPNFKISELVLECYQMSRDRNTSMAIRELRRKVEMENA; this is encoded by the coding sequence ATGTTTGCAGTCGTCACGCCAGAAAAAATTCATTTACCCCCAGGAACAGTTATGAAGTTTCCTGGTACTTGGCAGGATTATCAAGCTCTTGTGCAACAATTAGGAGACCGTCAGATTCCGCGCATCAAGTATCGGCCGGGAGAGATTTTGTTGATGTCTCCTTTACCCGTACATGGACGACAATCTCATATTATTGGAATGGTGGCAATGGTTCTGCTAGATTATTTGGGGCTAGAGTATGAAGCGTTTACGCCGATTACGATGGATTTGCCGGAGGTAAGGGGGATTGAACCTGATTATTGCTTTTATATCGATAATTGGGCGGCGATCGCAGGCAAGGATCGGATTGCTTGGGGTGTGGAACCACCGCCGGATTTGGCGATCGAAGTTGATGTCACTAGCTACACGGATGTGGATGATTACTTGCCTTACCGAGTACCGGAAGTTTGGTTGTTCAAGCAGAATCGGTTGAGGATTTATGGTTTGGAAGGCGAGGGCTATGTGGAAACCTCGGTCAGTCGTTTTTTCCCTAATTTTAAGATATCAGAACTTGTTTTGGAGTGTTACCAAATGTCGCGCGATCGCAATACAAGCATGGCGATTCGAGAGTTGCGGCGAAAAGTTGAGATGGAGAATGCTTAG
- a CDS encoding branched-chain amino acid ABC transporter permease has protein sequence MDLTLFLQQFLNGLSIGSVYAIFALGYTLVFSILGIINFAHGAVFTLGAYFTYALMGGAFGFNGLLANARIPVQLPFAVALILGSTLAGLVGVMVERVAFLPLRRRNSDPLLTVVSSLGAAVAIANIIQYLVGAEIYTFPANTYGNLPAAINFGTADQQIPIRTVQIVIFVVAVAIVSLLTYLINFTKFGKAMQAVAEDATTSSLLGIDTDRYIVLTFFVSSFLAGLAGSLVGSSVSIAGPYFGIAFGLKGLAVIVLGGLGSIPGAVLGGFMIGLVEAFVPGDFSAYKDAVAFAILFVMLLVRPQGLFGRRLIEKV, from the coding sequence ATGGACTTAACTCTGTTTCTGCAACAATTTCTGAATGGTTTGTCGATCGGCAGTGTGTATGCTATTTTCGCGCTGGGATACACGCTAGTATTTTCGATTTTGGGGATTATTAATTTTGCTCACGGTGCAGTGTTTACCTTGGGTGCTTATTTCACCTATGCACTGATGGGGGGCGCTTTCGGTTTTAACGGGTTGTTGGCTAATGCGAGAATTCCCGTGCAATTGCCTTTTGCTGTGGCGCTAATTTTGGGTAGTACACTGGCTGGTTTGGTGGGAGTAATGGTGGAAAGAGTTGCTTTTTTGCCTTTGCGTCGCAGAAACTCTGATCCTCTATTAACGGTGGTTTCGAGTTTGGGGGCGGCGGTGGCGATCGCAAATATCATTCAATATCTTGTCGGGGCTGAGATTTACACTTTTCCGGCTAATACTTACGGCAATTTGCCAGCAGCTATTAATTTTGGTACGGCGGATCAACAGATTCCGATTCGCACTGTGCAAATAGTGATTTTTGTGGTGGCGGTGGCGATTGTTAGTCTGCTAACTTACTTGATAAATTTCACTAAGTTTGGTAAGGCTATGCAGGCTGTGGCTGAAGATGCTACTACTTCTAGTTTATTGGGGATTGATACCGATCGATATATTGTGTTGACGTTTTTTGTGAGTAGTTTTCTGGCTGGTTTGGCGGGGAGTTTGGTTGGTTCTAGCGTGAGTATTGCTGGACCGTATTTTGGGATTGCTTTTGGTTTGAAGGGTTTGGCGGTGATTGTGCTTGGGGGGTTGGGGAGTATTCCTGGGGCGGTTTTGGGTGGGTTTATGATTGGTTTGGTGGAGGCTTTTGTGCCGGGAGATTTTTCGGCTTATAAGGATGCTGTGGCTTTTGCGATATTGTTTGTGATGTTGTTGGTGAGGCCGCAGGGTTTGTTTGGGCGGCGTTTGATTGAAAAGGTGTAA
- a CDS encoding ABC transporter substrate-binding protein, whose amino-acid sequence MFYIYVFDRPPMKKPAPRPTALFLTCASLLIGCSQTNTPQTSTNTASPGTSPTPTATPQAAGAGNSTAIPVGVGVAQTSNVALLGQEQVAGAKIAEKYFNDKGGVDGTPIRLVFQDTGGDEQGAINAFNTLINQDKVVGIVGPTLSQQAFGADPIADRAKVPVLAPSNTAKGIPQIGDYVARVSAPVAVVAPNAVKAALKQNPNIKKVAVFFAQNDAFSKSETETFQKTVKEMGLELATVQKFLTTDTDFQSQATNAINVKPDLIIISGLAADGGNLIKQLRELGYKGVIIGGNGLNTSNVFTVCKALCDGVLIAQAYSPEYQNEINKAFRDAYRAQFKKEPPQFSAQAFTGVQVFVESLKAINAQSKVSEKPLPELRTKLNEQLLTGKYDTPLGEISFTPEGEINQKDFYVAQIKMDADGVNGKFEFLK is encoded by the coding sequence ATGTTCTATATATATGTGTTCGATCGCCCTCCCATGAAAAAACCGGCTCCTCGTCCTACAGCGTTGTTCCTTACCTGCGCTTCACTGCTGATTGGTTGCAGTCAGACCAACACTCCTCAGACATCTACTAATACAGCGTCTCCAGGTACTTCACCAACTCCCACAGCTACGCCACAGGCTGCGGGTGCAGGGAACTCTACCGCTATTCCGGTTGGGGTTGGGGTGGCGCAAACTAGCAATGTGGCTTTACTCGGCCAGGAACAGGTGGCTGGGGCTAAAATTGCTGAGAAGTATTTCAACGATAAGGGTGGTGTCGATGGAACCCCGATTAGACTGGTATTCCAAGATACGGGTGGAGATGAACAAGGGGCGATCAATGCCTTCAATACTCTAATTAATCAGGATAAGGTTGTGGGTATTGTGGGCCCAACTCTATCGCAGCAGGCTTTTGGTGCCGATCCGATCGCCGATCGCGCCAAAGTTCCCGTACTCGCACCCTCCAACACCGCTAAAGGCATTCCCCAGATTGGCGATTATGTGGCCAGAGTCTCCGCCCCTGTCGCTGTGGTAGCACCTAATGCGGTTAAAGCAGCCCTCAAGCAAAATCCCAATATTAAGAAAGTAGCAGTGTTTTTTGCTCAAAATGATGCTTTCAGCAAATCTGAGACTGAAACTTTCCAGAAAACCGTTAAAGAGATGGGGCTGGAATTGGCAACAGTCCAAAAATTCTTGACTACTGATACAGATTTCCAATCCCAAGCCACTAATGCGATCAATGTCAAGCCCGATTTGATAATTATTTCCGGGTTGGCGGCAGATGGAGGCAATTTAATTAAGCAATTGCGGGAGTTGGGCTACAAAGGCGTTATCATTGGCGGCAACGGTTTGAATACTTCCAATGTATTTACTGTTTGCAAGGCTCTTTGCGATGGGGTTTTGATTGCTCAAGCATACAGCCCGGAATATCAGAATGAAATTAATAAGGCTTTCCGCGATGCTTATCGCGCTCAATTCAAGAAGGAACCACCTCAGTTTAGCGCTCAGGCTTTCACGGGCGTACAAGTTTTTGTGGAGTCATTAAAGGCAATTAATGCTCAGTCTAAGGTTAGCGAAAAGCCTTTACCCGAATTGCGTACAAAGCTTAATGAGCAGTTGTTGACAGGCAAGTACGATACGCCTTTGGGGGAAATTTCTTTTACACCGGAAGGTGAAATAAATCAAAAAGATTTTTACGTGGCACAAATCAAAATGGATGCGGATGGAGTTAATGGGAAGTTTGAATTTTTGAAATAA
- a CDS encoding aspartyl protease family protein has product MPSSIEFPFSDDEPLPTIPITLSHAGFSVSANALLDTGSAVNLLPYDIGLQLGAIWEEQTIRLPLAGNLAMVEARGVFVQVQIGNLEPVRLAFAWAESSQVPLILGQTNFFREFDVCFQRSRCNIEIIRF; this is encoded by the coding sequence ATGCCTAGTTCGATCGAGTTTCCCTTTTCTGACGATGAACCATTACCCACGATTCCCATCACTCTGAGTCATGCAGGCTTTTCTGTCTCCGCGAATGCACTGCTAGATACTGGTTCTGCGGTCAACCTATTACCTTATGACATAGGGCTGCAATTAGGTGCAATTTGGGAGGAACAAACTATCCGCTTGCCATTGGCTGGAAATCTTGCAATGGTTGAGGCGCGGGGTGTATTTGTGCAGGTTCAAATTGGGAATCTGGAACCAGTTCGTCTAGCATTTGCCTGGGCAGAATCCTCTCAAGTACCCTTAATTCTTGGGCAAACAAACTTCTTTCGAGAATTTGATGTTTGTTTTCAGAGATCGCGATGCAACATCGAGATTATTCGCTTCTAA
- a CDS encoding branched-chain amino acid ABC transporter permease, whose translation MGTFFTTYGFLIVSMLLGAMLGLSLYLPLMTGQLSLASPGFYALGGYIAAILSTTVFQQTGGLFPLPLLLVEMIIAGAVSGLLGILVGVPALRLRGIYLAIATIAFVEILRVLSLNLDITGGAVGIFGIPQPFGTPIDYLWIVLPLLLVSMAILYRLERIRVGRAFAAIRADELAADAIGINPTFYKVLAFTLGAILAGVVGAVSAHFLNTWNARQGTFDAGIIYLTSVLIGGSRTFVGSVLGGMVFTALPEVLRGMATIQGLPVWLAQFLRDGRLIIFGLLIVVGTIFFPQGLVTPELLKRWRKGDRTSV comes from the coding sequence ATGGGTACGTTTTTTACTACTTACGGTTTTTTGATTGTCTCGATGTTGCTGGGTGCAATGTTGGGATTGTCGCTATATTTGCCTTTGATGACTGGACAATTGTCTCTCGCTAGCCCGGGTTTTTATGCTTTGGGTGGCTATATTGCGGCGATTTTGTCTACGACGGTGTTTCAACAGACAGGAGGTTTGTTTCCTCTGCCATTGCTGTTAGTAGAGATGATAATTGCAGGGGCTGTTTCGGGGTTGCTGGGTATTTTGGTGGGAGTTCCGGCGCTGCGGTTGCGGGGGATTTATTTGGCGATCGCAACTATTGCTTTTGTGGAGATTCTGCGGGTATTATCGCTGAATCTGGACATCACCGGCGGGGCGGTGGGCATTTTTGGGATTCCGCAGCCGTTTGGAACGCCGATCGACTATTTGTGGATTGTACTGCCTTTGTTGCTGGTCAGCATGGCGATTCTGTATCGGCTGGAACGCATCCGGGTGGGGCGGGCTTTTGCGGCGATTCGGGCTGATGAGTTGGCGGCTGATGCGATCGGCATTAACCCAACTTTTTATAAGGTTCTGGCTTTTACATTGGGTGCTATTTTAGCAGGGGTTGTCGGTGCGGTTAGCGCGCATTTCCTTAATACTTGGAACGCCCGTCAAGGTACTTTTGATGCTGGGATTATTTACTTGACTTCTGTGTTAATTGGTGGTAGCAGAACGTTTGTGGGGTCGGTTTTGGGCGGAATGGTTTTTACTGCTTTACCGGAGGTTTTGAGGGGGATGGCGACTATTCAGGGATTGCCGGTTTGGTTGGCGCAATTTCTGCGGGATGGGCGGTTAATTATTTTTGGGTTGCTGATTGTCGTGGGGACGATATTTTTTCCGCAAGGGTTGGTGACACCGGAATTGTTGAAGAGGTGGAGGAAGGGCGATCGGACTTCTGTTTAA